In one window of Oscillospiraceae bacterium DNA:
- the mltG gene encoding endolytic transglycosylase MltG → MYCEVNMEENKNTNKQDELDVLVTDTFHVQNSPARTRAIPAVNVRKDSSIKETSPKEAHVPAEQELTENKAEHIAKKGNTLPKKDLESKSENDNISTDGSNGSGLIFGIAKALIYIVAVIAVSGILSYFGIIYANDIFAFVKPEKSAVITVSDNTTVSELADILHAEGMIEHPEVFKFYTWYRHRNNKTPIELKAGTYEISSMLNYDMMLSTFKKKSGGRTIVTLTFKEGLTVDETIKIFTDAGVGNREEFVEAINNYDYDYKFVKALENWRDIPGRKYRLEGYLYPDTYDFYTDSDESFIISKLLSNFNQKFEEEYYDRCTALGYSVDEIVNIASLIEKEGYLQQDLENISSVFHNRLNNWDAPYLQSDATIQYSFAERKKEITPKDLEVDSPYNTYLYKGLPPSAIANPGLESILAALYPANTKYYYFVTRSNGAAVFSRTLGEHNNAVAEIKRESANQAPPELSDEVLAESENIIG, encoded by the coding sequence ATGTACTGTGAGGTAAATATGGAAGAAAATAAAAACACAAATAAGCAGGATGAATTGGATGTACTTGTTACGGATACGTTTCACGTTCAGAACAGTCCGGCACGCACCCGTGCAATACCGGCTGTAAATGTCCGCAAGGATTCGAGTATCAAAGAAACTTCCCCAAAAGAAGCTCACGTGCCTGCTGAGCAAGAATTAACCGAGAACAAAGCGGAGCACATTGCAAAGAAAGGTAATACACTCCCCAAAAAGGATTTGGAATCAAAAAGTGAAAATGATAATATTTCAACTGATGGCTCAAATGGCAGTGGATTGATTTTTGGTATTGCAAAGGCTCTTATATATATTGTGGCTGTAATTGCGGTGTCGGGTATACTTTCTTACTTTGGAATTATTTACGCTAACGACATTTTCGCTTTTGTAAAGCCAGAAAAAAGTGCTGTGATTACGGTTTCGGATAACACAACCGTGTCGGAATTGGCGGACATTTTGCACGCCGAGGGAATGATCGAGCATCCTGAGGTGTTTAAATTCTATACCTGGTACAGACATCGCAACAATAAAACACCTATTGAACTTAAGGCGGGGACTTATGAAATTTCTTCCATGCTCAACTATGATATGATGCTGTCTACCTTCAAGAAAAAAAGCGGTGGAAGAACTATCGTTACACTTACATTCAAGGAGGGTTTGACCGTTGACGAGACTATAAAAATATTTACCGACGCAGGAGTTGGAAACAGAGAAGAATTTGTTGAAGCCATAAACAATTACGACTACGATTACAAATTTGTGAAGGCTCTTGAAAATTGGCGTGATATACCGGGACGAAAATATCGTCTGGAGGGTTATTTGTATCCCGATACCTACGATTTTTATACCGATAGCGACGAAAGTTTTATAATTTCCAAGCTTCTGTCTAACTTTAATCAAAAATTTGAAGAGGAGTATTACGATCGCTGCACAGCACTGGGTTACAGTGTTGATGAAATTGTAAATATCGCTTCTTTGATTGAAAAAGAAGGTTATTTGCAACAGGATTTAGAGAATATTTCTTCTGTTTTTCACAACCGACTGAATAACTGGGATGCGCCTTATCTCCAATCCGATGCTACAATTCAGTATTCGTTTGCAGAACGTAAAAAAGAAATCACACCCAAGGATCTCGAAGTGGATTCACCGTATAACACATATCTGTACAAAGGTTTACCTCCCAGTGCGATTGCAAATCCGGGTCTTGAAAGCATACTTGCGGCGTTGTATCCCGCAAACACAAAATATTACTACTTTGTAACTCGCAGTAATGGAGCGGCTGTATTTTCGCGTACTTTGGGCGAGCACAATAATGCTGTTGCTGAAATTAAACGCGAATCTGCAAATCAGGCGCCACCTGAGCTTTCCGACGAAGTACTTGCCGAAAGCGAAAATATCATAGGATAA